In the Verrucomicrobiota bacterium genome, CGGGGAAAGACTTGAATACCTGGTTGCGCGATAAGTTCTTCCTCCAGCACTGCAAACGCTTCCAACACCGCCCCTTCATCTGGCACATCTGGGACGGGCTGCGCGATGGCTTCGCCTGTTTGGTAAACTACCACAAGTTCAACGCCAAAGCGCTGGAAACCCTCATCTACACCTACCTCGGCGACTGGATTTCCCGCCAGCAGCAGGACATTCGGAATGGCATTGACGGAGCCCAGGAAAAACTCGCCGCCGCCGAAAACCTGAAGAAGCGCCTTGAACTGATCCAGGAAGGCGAGCCCCCTTACGACATCTTCGTCCGCTGGAAACCGCTGGAGGAACAACCCATCGGCTGGAATCCGGATCTCAACGACGGTGTCCGCCTCAACATCCGCCCCTTCATGACCGCTGAAGTCCTGCGTGAAAACAAGCCCCCCAAGCTCAACGTCAAATGGGGAAAAGACCGAGGCAAAGACGTCGAATCCGCTCCCTGGTTCCATCTCTTCAAAGGCGACCGCATCAACGACCACCACCTCACCCGCGCCGAAAAGGAAGCGGCACGACTATCACACTAAACTCTTCTATTTTAACATTGAAACTGCACAATAACATTCCAATTGTTACTGTTCAGAATATGCGTTAAAAATATGAAAGTGAATGACATAAGAGACTTTAAGCGCTATTTGTCAGATTCATTGGGTCTGGATTTAGATATCCGAAAAAGCTCATTGGCTAACAAACTTCCACACTTTTTAAATCAAAACTACGATTTCGGAGAGACTCAAATCTTAGGTGAGGCATTCGTGTTGATGCGGCTTAAGTCCACCGTCGGCATGACTCCGGCTTCCCTAAAAAAACATTGGGCTCAGGTGCGCGCCAAACAGGAAAAAAACGTTCTTCTCATTCTTCCAGCCACGAGCTCTTATGACCGCAGGCGTTACATCGAGTATAAAATTCCGTTTGTGGTTCCTGGCAACCAATGCTACTTGCCTCAACTGGGGATCGATTTAAGAGAGCACTTCAAAAGAATCGTTGAGAGCGGCAGTAAACCCATTACGCCTTCGGCTCAATTTTTACTACTGCATCTTCTTTATGTGGGTCGAAACTCAAATGACCAAGATCATTGGACGGCCTCTGAGCTTGCCCAACTGTTAGGCTACTCGAATATGACGATTACCAGGGCAATAGATGAGCTGGAGAAGATGGCATTTCTTTCCGCGAACAAATCAGGGCGAACCCGGATCGTATCTCTGGACGCGGATTTCCGCGAACTTTGGAAAGAGGCAAAAGATATGATGCAAAGTCCGGTTTCCAGCAGGAAGAGAATTCATACATCCTTGGTCAAAGATCAATCTTGGCCGC is a window encoding:
- a CDS encoding HTH domain-containing protein, giving the protein MNDIRDFKRYLSDSLGLDLDIRKSSLANKLPHFLNQNYDFGETQILGEAFVLMRLKSTVGMTPASLKKHWAQVRAKQEKNVLLILPATSSYDRRRYIEYKIPFVVPGNQCYLPQLGIDLREHFKRIVESGSKPITPSAQFLLLHLLYVGRNSNDQDHWTASELAQLLGYSNMTITRAIDELEKMAFLSANKSGRTRIVSLDADFRELWKEAKDMMQSPVSSRKRIHTSLVKDQSWPLAGLSALAEQSMLSGPKMVVRATSHSGWLEVENRYIWLSSDFDDREETEFMEIEKWRYDPKLFQKDERVDILSLYLSLKDHSDERVQMALEEALEESGW